In Xanthomonas theicola, a single genomic region encodes these proteins:
- a CDS encoding aromatic ring-hydroxylating dioxygenase subunit alpha, with protein MSDPLHRFPLNAWYAIAWDHEVRHALLPRKACHLGIVLYRTGAGALVALEDACWHRLVPLSMGKLRGDDVVCGYHGLVYDAHGRCVHMPSQETINPSACVRSFPVAEKHRYVWFWPGDAALADPALIPDLHWNSDPAWAGDGRTIRVACDYRLVLDNLMDLTHETFVHGSSIGQAAVAEAPFDVVHGERTVSVSRWMRDIDAPPFWARQIEHALGYRGKVDRWQIIRFEAPCTIAIDVGVAIAGTGAPEGDRSQGVNGYVLNTITPETATSCHYFWAFMRNHSLHEQSMTTLLREGVTGVFGEDEAVLEAQQRAIDAHPDHAFYNLNVDAGGMWARRLIERMIARERRSRDLDLRMVV; from the coding sequence ATGTCCGACCCACTGCACCGCTTCCCACTCAACGCCTGGTACGCCATCGCCTGGGACCACGAGGTCCGGCATGCGCTACTGCCGCGCAAGGCCTGCCATCTCGGCATCGTGCTCTACCGCACCGGCGCTGGCGCACTGGTGGCGCTGGAAGACGCCTGCTGGCACCGGCTGGTGCCGCTGTCGATGGGCAAGCTGCGTGGCGACGACGTGGTCTGCGGCTACCACGGCCTGGTCTACGACGCGCACGGCCGCTGCGTGCACATGCCCTCGCAGGAGACCATCAACCCCTCGGCCTGCGTGCGCAGCTTCCCGGTCGCCGAGAAACACCGCTATGTTTGGTTCTGGCCGGGCGACGCGGCGCTGGCCGACCCCGCGCTGATCCCGGACCTGCACTGGAACAGCGACCCGGCCTGGGCCGGCGACGGCCGCACCATCCGCGTGGCCTGCGACTACCGGCTGGTGCTGGACAACCTGATGGACCTGACCCACGAGACCTTCGTGCACGGCTCCAGCATCGGCCAGGCGGCGGTGGCCGAGGCCCCGTTCGACGTGGTCCACGGCGAGCGCACGGTCAGCGTGTCGCGCTGGATGCGCGACATCGACGCGCCGCCGTTCTGGGCGCGGCAGATCGAGCACGCGCTGGGCTACCGCGGCAAGGTCGACCGCTGGCAGATCATCCGCTTCGAGGCGCCGTGCACCATCGCCATCGACGTGGGCGTGGCGATCGCCGGTACCGGCGCGCCCGAGGGCGACCGCAGCCAGGGCGTCAACGGCTACGTGCTCAACACCATCACCCCCGAGACCGCCACCAGCTGCCACTACTTCTGGGCGTTCATGCGCAACCACTCGCTGCACGAGCAGTCGATGACCACGCTGCTACGCGAGGGCGTGACCGGCGTGTTCGGCGAGGACGAGGCGGTGCTGGAAGCGCAGCAGCGCGCGATCGACGCGCACCCGGACCATGCGTTCTACAACCTCAACGTCGATGCCGGCGGGATGTGGGCGCGGCGGCTGATCGAGCGCATGATCGCGCGCGAACGGCGCAGCCGCGACCTGGACCTGCGCATGGTCGTCTGA
- a CDS encoding GntR family transcriptional regulator produces MNAAPPFRSSAAQTTRALLELRGLILGGALAAGERLSELAVVERLGVSRTPVRAALQRLCEEGLTTALPGGGYAVKSFSDRDVHDAIELRGTLEGLAARLAAERGASATDLQQARVLLERLDAVLASDLAEDDFADYVQYNERLHALLIGMAGSDLLAREFARTVQVPFASPNGFVMAQAAVPEARLILTLAQDQHRQVVEAIEQRQGARAEALMREHAHLAQRNFRYALRDQHAIGRVHGGALIRRKAPGARARGSDGTP; encoded by the coding sequence ATGAACGCCGCCCCTCCCTTCCGTTCCAGCGCCGCCCAGACCACCCGCGCGCTGCTCGAACTGCGCGGCCTCATCCTCGGCGGCGCGCTGGCGGCGGGCGAGCGCCTGTCCGAACTGGCGGTGGTGGAACGCCTTGGCGTGTCGCGCACGCCGGTGCGCGCGGCGCTGCAACGCCTGTGCGAGGAAGGCCTGACCACCGCCCTGCCCGGCGGCGGCTACGCGGTGAAGTCCTTCAGCGATCGCGACGTGCACGACGCGATCGAACTGCGCGGCACCCTGGAGGGGCTGGCCGCGCGCCTGGCCGCCGAACGCGGCGCCAGCGCCACGGACCTGCAGCAGGCGCGCGTACTGCTGGAACGGCTGGACGCGGTACTCGCCTCGGACCTGGCCGAGGACGATTTCGCCGACTACGTGCAATACAACGAACGGCTGCATGCCTTGCTGATCGGGATGGCCGGCAGCGACCTGCTCGCGCGCGAGTTCGCGCGCACGGTGCAGGTGCCGTTCGCCTCGCCCAACGGCTTCGTGATGGCGCAGGCGGCGGTACCGGAAGCGCGGCTGATCCTGACCCTGGCGCAGGACCAACACCGGCAGGTGGTCGAGGCGATCGAGCAGCGCCAGGGCGCACGCGCCGAGGCGCTGATGCGCGAGCACGCGCACCTGGCGCAACGCAACTTCCGCTACGCCCTGCGCGACCAGCACGCGATCGGCCGCGTCCACGGCGGCGCGCTGATCCGGCGCAAGGCGCCTGGCGCGCGGGCGCGCGGCAGCGACGGAACGCCTTGA
- a CDS encoding PDR/VanB family oxidoreductase, giving the protein MRKETQWYPTRVVAIADACDGVREILLDPGAHTRPFAVGSHLDFRLRLNGREDIRSYSLVGEPRADGRYLIAVRAMPDSRGGSRHMWTLAPGDSLETSVPSNNFALDERAAEILLVAGGIGITPILGMAQRLAQRHPAFRLLYVGRARSAMAYLPQLQATLGERLQLHCDDEHGAPDLQTEIAKLSATAEIYVCGPLGMLDAVRRHWHAAGRSRARLHFETFGNSGSAAAQPFVVRLPALGLEVPVAENESMLDALQAAGVEMMAECRRGECGLCQVDVLDADAGLDHRDVFFSDEQRRENRKLCACVSRALGGSISIDTGYRADAL; this is encoded by the coding sequence ATGCGCAAGGAAACCCAGTGGTACCCCACCCGCGTGGTCGCGATCGCCGATGCCTGCGACGGCGTGCGCGAGATTCTGCTCGACCCCGGCGCGCACACGCGTCCGTTCGCGGTCGGCAGCCACCTCGACTTCCGCCTGCGCCTGAACGGGCGCGAGGACATCCGCTCCTACTCGCTGGTCGGCGAGCCGCGCGCCGACGGCCGCTACCTGATCGCGGTACGCGCGATGCCCGACAGCCGCGGCGGCTCGCGCCACATGTGGACGCTGGCGCCCGGCGACAGCCTCGAGACCTCCGTCCCCAGCAACAACTTCGCGCTCGACGAGCGCGCTGCGGAGATCCTGCTTGTGGCCGGCGGCATCGGCATCACCCCGATCCTGGGCATGGCGCAGCGGCTGGCGCAGCGGCATCCGGCGTTCCGCCTGCTCTACGTGGGCCGCGCGCGCAGCGCGATGGCCTACCTGCCGCAGCTGCAGGCCACCCTGGGCGAGCGCCTGCAGCTGCATTGCGACGACGAACACGGCGCGCCCGACTTGCAGACCGAGATCGCCAAGCTGTCCGCGACCGCGGAGATCTACGTCTGCGGCCCGCTGGGCATGCTCGACGCGGTGCGCCGCCACTGGCACGCCGCCGGACGTTCGCGCGCGCGGCTGCACTTCGAGACCTTCGGCAACAGCGGCAGCGCCGCGGCGCAACCGTTCGTGGTGCGGCTGCCGGCGCTGGGCCTGGAGGTCCCGGTGGCCGAGAACGAATCGATGCTCGACGCCCTGCAGGCGGCCGGCGTGGAGATGATGGCCGAATGCCGCCGCGGCGAATGCGGCCTGTGCCAGGTGGACGTGCTCGACGCCGACGCCGGCCTGGACCACCGCGACGTCTTCTTCAGCGACGAACAGCGCCGCGAGAACCGCAAACTCTGCGCCTGCGTCTCCCGCGCCCTGGGCGGCAGCATCAGCATCGACACCGGCTACCGCGCCGACGCACTGTGA